In Caldalkalibacillus thermarum, a single window of DNA contains:
- the dxs gene encoding 1-deoxy-D-xylulose-5-phosphate synthase translates to MRLKDIKSPEQIKNCSPAQLNQLAAEIRQFLIEKLSKTGGHLAPNLGVVELTLVLHKLFDSPKDKIIWDVGHQAYIHKILTGRMDKFDTLRQYKGLCGFPKRSESEHDIWETGHSSTSLSAAMGMAIARDLRGLDYYIVAVIGDGAMTGGMALEALNHIGHEQKDIIVVLNDNEMSISPNVGALHNHLGKLRTAKHYKWAKEEIEYLIKKIPAIGGTLARTAERVKDSLKYLLVSGIFFEELGYTYLGPIDGHNVSELETCFRQAKRTKGPVLMHVVTKKGKGYAPAEADSDTWHGAGPYKIESGELIKPVEGPPNYKDVFGQAMIELAERDERIVAITPAMSSGSGLNPFAERFPDRFYDVGIAEQHAVTMSGGLAVEGMKPVCAIYSTFLQRGYDQVIHDIVRQNLDVCLAIDRAGLVGGDGETHQGVYDIGYLRMLPNIKIMMGKDENEFRNLLYTALHLKGPTAVRFPRGNGVGVPIGEFKLIEVGTWEILEKGHHVAILAVGPMVQLALKARDQLAKEGLKPYVVNARFIKPLDEKMLKELADQGLKFLTVEEHAVSCGFGSAVLEFFNEQGYEHITVKRLGIPDVFVEHGSVAEQRREVGLTVENIVHHVKQLHLRERKVQRA, encoded by the coding sequence ATGCGCCTCAAGGATATTAAGAGTCCAGAACAAATAAAAAACTGTTCTCCGGCTCAGTTAAACCAGTTGGCCGCAGAGATTCGCCAATTTTTGATTGAGAAATTGTCCAAAACAGGAGGCCATTTGGCACCCAATCTGGGTGTCGTGGAGCTGACCTTGGTGTTACATAAGTTGTTTGATTCCCCCAAAGACAAAATTATTTGGGATGTGGGGCATCAGGCCTATATACATAAAATATTGACGGGCCGGATGGACAAATTTGATACCCTGCGCCAGTACAAAGGTTTATGTGGCTTTCCCAAGCGCAGTGAAAGCGAACATGATATCTGGGAAACGGGACACAGCAGCACTTCCCTGTCTGCTGCCATGGGCATGGCCATCGCCCGTGATTTGCGCGGTTTGGATTATTATATTGTAGCCGTGATCGGTGACGGAGCCATGACAGGGGGAATGGCCCTGGAAGCCCTTAACCATATTGGCCATGAGCAAAAGGATATCATCGTCGTTTTAAACGACAACGAGATGTCTATTTCACCCAATGTTGGCGCTTTGCATAACCATCTGGGCAAATTGCGGACAGCTAAGCACTACAAATGGGCTAAAGAGGAAATTGAATATCTGATCAAAAAAATTCCCGCGATCGGCGGGACACTGGCTCGGACAGCAGAGCGGGTGAAGGACAGCCTGAAGTACTTGCTTGTGTCGGGAATCTTTTTTGAAGAACTGGGCTACACCTACTTGGGCCCTATTGATGGGCACAACGTGTCTGAGTTAGAGACCTGTTTCCGGCAAGCGAAGCGAACCAAAGGACCTGTTCTCATGCATGTGGTCACGAAGAAAGGAAAAGGCTATGCGCCCGCTGAGGCTGATTCCGATACCTGGCACGGAGCTGGCCCGTACAAGATTGAATCTGGTGAATTGATCAAACCGGTTGAAGGCCCTCCTAATTATAAAGATGTGTTTGGACAAGCGATGATTGAGCTGGCAGAGCGTGACGAGCGCATTGTTGCCATCACACCGGCAATGTCTTCAGGTTCTGGACTCAACCCTTTTGCGGAACGGTTCCCTGATCGTTTTTACGATGTGGGTATTGCCGAACAGCATGCCGTGACCATGAGTGGAGGACTAGCTGTTGAAGGGATGAAACCGGTTTGCGCCATTTACTCCACCTTCCTGCAAAGGGGTTATGATCAGGTTATCCACGATATTGTCCGGCAAAATCTAGATGTGTGTCTGGCTATTGACCGGGCTGGCCTGGTGGGTGGTGATGGCGAAACGCACCAGGGTGTGTATGATATTGGTTACTTGCGGATGTTGCCCAACATCAAAATTATGATGGGAAAAGATGAAAATGAATTCCGGAATCTCTTATATACGGCCTTGCATCTTAAGGGCCCAACAGCTGTCCGTTTCCCGCGGGGAAATGGCGTAGGCGTTCCGATCGGGGAGTTTAAGCTGATTGAAGTGGGGACATGGGAAATTCTGGAGAAGGGCCATCATGTGGCGATTCTAGCCGTCGGCCCCATGGTTCAGCTGGCCCTTAAAGCAAGAGACCAACTGGCCAAAGAAGGGTTAAAGCCCTATGTGGTCAATGCCCGCTTTATTAAGCCTCTGGATGAAAAGATGCTCAAAGAGCTGGCTGACCAAGGATTGAAATTTCTTACAGTAGAGGAACATGCTGTTAGCTGCGGCTTTGGCAGCGCTGTCTTGGAATTCTTTAATGAACAAGGCTATGAACATATTACGGTTAAGCGCCTTGGCATTCCCGATGTATTTGTGGAACATGGCAGCGTGGCTGAGCAACGTCGGGAAGTGGGCCTGACGGTTGAGAATATCGTTCATCATGTTAAACAACTTCATTTGAGGGAAAGGAAAGTACAAAGGGCTTAA
- a CDS encoding NAD(+)/NADH kinase: MKTLTIGLAINRGKPKALIVARELIPYLEKKGIRVVLEQRVADYVDRKDLAVPYRDFYKHADILFVFGGDGTILGIARDFAPYAIPILGINLGYLGFLSEAEPEDLPDVVEALLEGRYQTENRMMLQAELIRNGKLIETWHALNDIGIAKGSYSRMITCKIFLQNKVLNTFYGDGLIVSTPTGSTAYSMSAGGPIVAPNMQALLITPVCPHSLTARPIILSPTEEITIEVSATHQEIGLSVDGQIGYQLEVFDQIRIRRSPYTTILIKWKDRTFFDVIRDKFHQGLDK, from the coding sequence ATGAAAACACTTACCATTGGTTTAGCCATTAACCGTGGTAAACCGAAAGCGCTGATTGTAGCCCGGGAATTAATCCCATACCTTGAGAAAAAAGGGATCCGGGTTGTCCTGGAACAGAGAGTGGCCGACTATGTGGACCGCAAAGATCTTGCCGTTCCCTATCGCGATTTTTATAAGCATGCTGACATCTTGTTTGTGTTTGGCGGAGACGGTACGATCTTAGGCATTGCCAGAGATTTTGCCCCCTATGCTATTCCCATATTAGGTATTAATCTGGGGTACCTTGGCTTTTTATCTGAGGCTGAACCAGAAGATTTACCTGATGTTGTTGAAGCGCTTCTGGAAGGACGTTATCAGACAGAAAACCGCATGATGCTTCAAGCTGAGCTGATCCGCAACGGCAAGCTGATTGAAACTTGGCATGCTTTGAATGATATTGGCATTGCCAAAGGGTCATACAGCCGCATGATCACCTGTAAAATATTTTTGCAAAATAAAGTGTTAAATACTTTTTATGGAGATGGTCTGATTGTGTCCACCCCCACCGGCTCAACCGCCTACTCCATGTCAGCAGGAGGTCCAATCGTGGCGCCAAATATGCAGGCTTTGCTGATTACGCCTGTATGTCCACACAGCTTAACAGCCCGGCCGATTATCCTGTCTCCTACTGAAGAAATTACCATTGAAGTAAGTGCTACCCATCAGGAGATCGGCCTTTCTGTTGACGGTCAAATTGGTTATCAGCTCGAAGTGTTCGATCAAATTCGCATCCGCCGCTCCCCCTACACAACGATACTGATCAAGTGGAAAGACCGCACGTTTTTTGATGTGATCCGTGATAAATTTCACCAAGGCTTGGATAAATGA
- the xseB gene encoding exodeoxyribonuclease VII small subunit, with amino-acid sequence MRDTQQHENQLQQEKEEISLTFEEAIGQLEKIVEQLESGDVPLEQAIQLFQKGMELSNICHDKLKKVEQQVNILLEEDGQLVEKAFHIEEESK; translated from the coding sequence ATGCGTGATACTCAGCAACATGAAAACCAGCTGCAGCAAGAGAAAGAGGAAATAAGTTTAACATTTGAAGAGGCTATAGGCCAGTTGGAAAAGATTGTAGAGCAGTTGGAATCGGGGGATGTTCCGTTGGAACAAGCCATTCAGTTATTTCAAAAAGGAATGGAGCTGTCCAACATTTGTCATGATAAATTGAAAAAAGTGGAGCAGCAGGTGAATATATTGTTGGAAGAAGATGGGCAACTGGTGGAAAAAGCGTTCCATATTGAGGAGGAAAGTAAGTGA
- the folD gene encoding bifunctional methylenetetrahydrofolate dehydrogenase/methenyltetrahydrofolate cyclohydrolase FolD — MTATIIDGRMLAKNIRQDLKEEIIRLIDKGVTPGLAVIIVGHDPASVTYVKAKAKACQEIGIYSDIFWMAEETTEAELLKQINDLNENPNIHGILVQLPLPPHISEQAVINTIVPEKDVDGFHPVNAGKLMIGAEGFIPCTPHGIIKMIQSTGETIAGKHAVVIGRSNIVGKPMATLLLREHATVTICHSRTKDLSKITKQADILVVACGCPGVIGREHVAEGAIVIDVGVNRKPEGRLVGDVRFDEVKEKAAYLTPVPGGVGPMTITMLLYNTVQAAKQAVQQEASHKC; from the coding sequence ATGACTGCAACCATTATTGATGGAAGGATGCTAGCCAAAAATATACGCCAAGACCTAAAAGAAGAGATTATCAGGCTGATAGACAAGGGTGTGACGCCTGGACTGGCTGTGATCATCGTGGGCCATGATCCTGCCTCGGTGACCTATGTGAAGGCAAAAGCTAAGGCTTGTCAGGAGATCGGCATTTATTCTGACATATTTTGGATGGCGGAAGAAACAACAGAAGCAGAGTTGCTAAAACAAATTAACGATTTAAATGAAAATCCCAATATTCACGGTATTTTGGTTCAGCTTCCTTTGCCTCCCCACATTTCTGAGCAAGCTGTGATTAATACCATTGTTCCTGAAAAAGATGTGGATGGATTTCATCCCGTCAATGCAGGCAAGTTGATGATCGGCGCGGAAGGCTTTATACCCTGTACCCCACATGGCATTATCAAGATGATACAGTCTACGGGTGAAACGATCGCCGGCAAGCATGCGGTGGTCATTGGACGCAGCAATATTGTGGGTAAACCGATGGCGACGTTACTCTTAAGAGAACATGCAACAGTGACGATTTGCCATTCTAGGACAAAGGATTTGTCCAAGATCACTAAGCAAGCGGATATTTTGGTTGTCGCTTGCGGTTGTCCAGGGGTTATTGGCCGGGAACACGTTGCAGAAGGTGCCATTGTCATTGATGTGGGGGTCAACCGGAAGCCCGAAGGCCGATTGGTAGGAGATGTCCGATTTGATGAGGTAAAGGAAAAAGCGGCCTATCTGACCCCTGTCCCGGGTGGAGTGGGGCCTATGACGATTACAATGCTCCTGTACAATACCGTGCAAGCTGCCAAGCAAGCTGTGCAGCAAGAAGCAAGCCATAAGTGTTAA
- the ahrC gene encoding transcriptional regulator AhrC/ArgR translates to MNKRQRHLRIREIISKYDIETQDELVDRLREEGFQVTQATVSRDIKELSLIKVPLANGRYKYSLPADQRYNPLQKLKRVLVDCFVSIDHTENLIVLKTLPGNANTIGVLIDHLDWPEVMGNISGDDTILIICKKKEDAPRVAERFLDLL, encoded by the coding sequence GTGAACAAACGTCAACGTCATTTACGCATCCGGGAAATTATTAGTAAATATGATATTGAAACCCAAGATGAACTGGTTGACCGTTTGCGGGAAGAGGGTTTTCAAGTCACCCAGGCAACCGTTTCCAGGGATATAAAGGAATTGAGTCTGATTAAAGTACCGTTAGCCAATGGACGTTACAAGTATTCCCTGCCGGCTGATCAGCGATACAATCCGTTGCAGAAACTAAAGCGGGTCCTGGTGGACTGTTTTGTCAGCATTGACCATACGGAAAACCTGATCGTCTTAAAAACATTGCCTGGAAATGCAAATACGATCGGTGTTTTAATTGACCATCTTGACTGGCCTGAAGTGATGGGTAATATTAGCGGTGATGACACCATCTTAATCATTTGCAAAAAAAAAGAAGATGCACCACGGGTAGCTGAACGCTTTTTAGACTTGTTGTGA
- a CDS encoding TlyA family RNA methyltransferase, translated as MKPKQYAPKERVDILLVQKGYFDSREKAKRAIMAGLVFSHSERIDKPGMKIPVDTPLTVKGSPIPYVSRGGLKLEKAIRSFKLDLQNKVVVDVGASTGGFTDCALKHGAKLVYALDVGYGQLDWSLRNDERVIIMERTNFRYCKVDDFKHGQPDVATVDVSFISLGLILPVLYDILKPCGVAVVLIKPQFEAGKEKVGKKGLVKDPCVHEEVITNVLQQALAEGFFIKGIDYSPITGGEGNIEFLAALSKAEPGVKEQTEQGIDAWRPVIGQVVKQAHYSL; from the coding sequence ATGAAACCGAAACAGTATGCACCAAAGGAACGTGTCGATATATTGTTGGTTCAAAAAGGATATTTTGACAGTCGGGAAAAAGCCAAACGTGCCATCATGGCAGGTTTGGTTTTTTCTCACTCGGAAAGAATTGACAAACCAGGAATGAAAATTCCTGTTGACACACCGTTAACGGTGAAAGGCTCGCCCATTCCTTATGTGAGCCGTGGGGGGCTTAAGCTGGAAAAAGCCATCCGGTCGTTTAAGCTGGATCTACAGAATAAAGTTGTTGTGGATGTGGGTGCTTCCACCGGCGGCTTTACCGATTGCGCCCTCAAACACGGAGCCAAATTGGTTTATGCCCTAGATGTGGGCTACGGGCAACTGGACTGGTCTCTCAGGAATGATGAGCGGGTCATCATCATGGAACGGACCAATTTTCGCTATTGCAAGGTGGACGATTTTAAACATGGACAGCCTGATGTGGCCACTGTCGATGTTTCCTTTATTTCATTGGGATTAATTTTGCCCGTGTTGTATGATATTCTTAAACCCTGTGGTGTGGCTGTCGTGCTGATCAAGCCTCAGTTTGAAGCAGGTAAAGAAAAGGTGGGCAAGAAGGGATTGGTCAAGGATCCTTGTGTACATGAAGAGGTCATAACCAACGTATTACAGCAAGCGCTTGCCGAGGGGTTCTTCATTAAAGGCATTGATTATTCGCCCATTACCGGAGGAGAAGGGAACATTGAATTTTTGGCAGCGTTATCTAAAGCTGAACCTGGAGTGAAGGAGCAAACAGAGCAGGGGATAGACGCTTGGCGGCCTGTGATTGGCCAGGTTGTTAAACAGGCCCACTATTCATTATAG
- a CDS encoding polyprenyl synthetase family protein has translation MKQHLKHFLDDHKQRVEEALRKYVQQLEAPARLKEAMLYSLLAGGKRIRPMFLLATIDALGGETDQGIPAACALEMIHTYSLIHDDLPAMDDDDYRRGKLANHKVFGEALAILAGDALLTHAFYVLSDTAQTSDPELQLRMIKELALRAGPTGMVGGQTADVLGEGAPMTFEQLADIHTRKTGDLLVCAVRLGCYVAGASEVQLAQLTRYAREIGLAFQIQDDILDEIGDEQKLGKQVGSDRGKQKSTYVSLLGLQGAERALKEHVELAKQAVRAAGVKPDLLLELADFMVSREC, from the coding sequence GTGAAACAACACCTCAAGCACTTCTTAGATGATCACAAGCAGCGCGTAGAGGAAGCCTTAAGGAAGTATGTCCAGCAATTAGAGGCCCCTGCCCGGTTGAAAGAAGCCATGCTGTATTCCTTGTTGGCAGGGGGGAAACGGATTCGTCCCATGTTTTTGTTGGCCACCATTGATGCCCTTGGCGGGGAAACGGATCAAGGTATCCCAGCGGCTTGTGCTCTGGAAATGATCCATACCTATTCACTTATCCACGATGACTTGCCCGCCATGGATGACGATGATTACCGGCGGGGAAAATTGGCCAATCATAAAGTGTTTGGTGAAGCCCTGGCTATTTTGGCTGGCGATGCCCTCTTAACCCATGCTTTTTATGTTTTATCGGATACCGCTCAAACATCTGATCCAGAACTGCAGCTGAGGATGATTAAAGAGTTGGCTCTCCGGGCAGGTCCAACGGGCATGGTTGGCGGACAGACAGCCGATGTTCTGGGAGAGGGGGCTCCCATGACTTTCGAGCAACTGGCTGACATCCATACCCGCAAAACAGGGGATCTGCTTGTTTGTGCCGTACGTTTAGGGTGTTATGTTGCAGGCGCTAGCGAGGTACAGCTTGCCCAGCTGACCCGCTATGCCCGGGAGATTGGTCTTGCCTTCCAAATTCAGGACGACATCTTAGATGAAATTGGGGATGAACAAAAATTAGGTAAGCAAGTGGGCAGTGACCGCGGTAAGCAAAAAAGCACCTATGTTTCCCTGCTTGGGCTACAAGGGGCTGAGCGAGCATTAAAAGAGCATGTGGAATTGGCTAAGCAGGCGGTGCGGGCAGCGGGGGTCAAACCGGACTTGTTGCTAGAATTGGCAGATTTTATGGTCAGCAGGGAATGCTAA
- the recN gene encoding DNA repair protein RecN, whose translation MLVELSMRNFALIPSLTIAFEPGFNVLTGETGAGKSMLVEAISLLVGGRASLDYVRHGQQKAEIEGLFSIPEQHPSRSLLSELGIEFEDDMLILRRDINIKGKNICRINGKLVTLAVLREVGQLLLDIQGQHEHQHLLAEERHLALLDEYGKAKIASHKKEYLSLFNKLKKLNRTIKQLNENEQQLAQRLDLFRYQYQEIAAAELVPGEDEELEKERRVKGNAQKLYQGMEQVVDALYGDGRAMDSLAVAMNELRACAEIDESLEPYTERLESLYYQVEDIVHECRKYAESIEFDPERLHEIESRLEKIEQLKRKYGKTVDEILAYASKIEEELDTLEHREERMAELMKQRENLLLDLAVEAEQLTRIRKEVAADLTQAIKQELAGLYMDQTEIDIAFSPLGAGSDQVEYRGKKRWISQEGWDQIQWLIAPNPGEPPKPLAKIASGGELSRLLLALKTVFAKLEPVTSLIFDEIDTGVSGRVVQAMAEKLYTISLDRQVICITHQPQMAAMADHHLYIMKRTGDHGTETTVIPLDREGRHLEIARMMSGHHLTETTKEHVQELIQQAENIKAHLQEKLSR comes from the coding sequence ATGTTAGTGGAGCTTTCGATGCGTAATTTTGCGCTGATTCCTTCATTAACCATCGCCTTTGAACCAGGGTTTAATGTGTTGACCGGGGAAACGGGTGCTGGAAAATCAATGCTAGTAGAGGCGATCTCTTTGCTTGTAGGAGGAAGGGCATCGCTTGATTATGTGCGTCACGGACAGCAGAAGGCTGAGATTGAAGGTTTATTTAGTATTCCCGAGCAACATCCTTCCCGTTCCCTGCTCTCTGAGCTGGGCATCGAGTTTGAGGATGACATGCTCATTTTACGCCGGGATATTAACATCAAGGGTAAAAATATTTGCCGCATAAACGGCAAGTTAGTCACCCTGGCCGTTTTGCGGGAAGTGGGACAGCTTTTGCTGGACATTCAGGGTCAGCATGAACACCAGCATTTACTTGCTGAGGAGCGGCATCTTGCTTTGCTTGATGAATATGGCAAAGCAAAGATCGCTTCCCATAAAAAAGAATATCTTTCCTTGTTCAACAAGTTAAAGAAATTGAACCGTACCATCAAACAGCTGAATGAGAACGAACAGCAACTCGCTCAACGGCTGGATTTATTCCGCTATCAATATCAAGAGATTGCTGCCGCAGAGCTGGTACCGGGGGAAGATGAAGAGCTGGAAAAAGAAAGGCGGGTCAAAGGAAATGCCCAGAAGTTGTATCAGGGAATGGAACAGGTGGTCGACGCCCTGTATGGAGACGGGCGGGCCATGGACTCCCTGGCTGTAGCTATGAATGAGCTGAGGGCATGTGCAGAGATTGATGAAAGCCTTGAGCCTTACACTGAAAGGCTGGAATCACTGTATTATCAGGTTGAAGATATCGTTCACGAATGCCGTAAATATGCTGAATCAATCGAATTTGATCCTGAACGGCTTCATGAAATTGAGTCCAGGCTGGAGAAAATTGAGCAGTTAAAACGAAAATATGGCAAAACGGTTGACGAAATTTTGGCTTATGCTTCTAAAATTGAAGAAGAACTGGATACCCTGGAACATCGGGAAGAGCGCATGGCTGAACTTATGAAACAAAGGGAAAACCTGCTTCTGGATCTTGCGGTTGAAGCTGAACAGTTAACGCGAATCAGGAAAGAGGTTGCCGCAGATTTAACGCAGGCCATAAAGCAGGAATTAGCAGGGCTGTATATGGACCAAACGGAAATAGACATTGCTTTTTCTCCATTAGGTGCAGGCAGTGATCAAGTGGAATACCGGGGTAAAAAACGGTGGATTAGTCAGGAAGGCTGGGATCAGATCCAGTGGCTGATCGCCCCCAATCCGGGGGAACCGCCCAAACCACTGGCCAAGATTGCCTCAGGCGGAGAGTTATCCCGGTTGCTTTTGGCACTGAAAACCGTGTTTGCCAAGCTGGAGCCCGTTACCTCCTTAATATTCGATGAAATTGATACGGGTGTAAGCGGCAGAGTGGTACAAGCCATGGCTGAAAAGTTGTACACGATCTCCTTGGATCGTCAAGTGATTTGCATCACCCATCAGCCCCAGATGGCTGCCATGGCCGATCACCATTTATACATCATGAAGCGAACTGGTGACCATGGAACGGAAACAACGGTGATTCCCCTAGATCGTGAGGGACGCCACTTGGAAATCGCCCGCATGATGAGCGGCCATCATTTGACAGAAACAACTAAAGAACATGTACAGGAATTGATCCAGCAGGCTGAAAACATTAAAGCCCACTTGCAGGAGAAGCTATCCAGATAA
- the xseA gene encoding exodeoxyribonuclease VII large subunit, producing the protein MTGQTIITVQELTRDIKRCFEENDSWRNLWVRGEISNFTHHSRGHMYFTLKDEAAKIRAVMFQSHNRWLKFKPQNGLKVIARGEVNVYERDGQYQLYVKEMQPDGIGALYQAFEELKERLRLKGWFDPSKKKPIPKFPRKIGVITSPTGAAIRDILTTIKRRFPVADVLLIPVQVQGEQAASSVARAIRLAHRYPLDVLIVGRGGGSIEELWAFNEEVVAEAIYQAKIPVISAVGHETDVTIADFVADLRAPTPTAAAELVAPLLTELEEDICQLTRRLYKQINWLVAEERQRLNRLRQSYAFKYPKTLLRQKEQELDQTIDQLHKHMRRYMDQQKNNLGALHHRLRQAHPRAAIWQYMMENRRLRSALSKMMKQYLTAKQAKLDLVISRLDGLSPLKIMTKGYSLVYDQEGKKLYKSVTEIQPGESVRVRMHDGQLDCQVWGIKEEQRDA; encoded by the coding sequence TTGACTGGACAAACCATTATCACCGTTCAAGAGCTGACACGGGATATTAAGCGTTGTTTTGAAGAGAACGACTCCTGGCGTAATCTGTGGGTCAGGGGAGAAATTTCAAACTTCACCCATCACAGCCGCGGGCATATGTACTTTACTTTAAAAGATGAAGCTGCGAAGATTCGTGCAGTTATGTTCCAAAGCCATAATCGCTGGTTAAAGTTTAAGCCCCAGAACGGACTGAAGGTGATCGCCCGGGGAGAAGTTAACGTTTATGAACGGGACGGACAGTATCAACTCTATGTCAAAGAGATGCAGCCTGACGGCATTGGAGCCCTGTATCAGGCTTTTGAAGAGCTTAAGGAGCGCTTGCGCCTAAAAGGCTGGTTTGATCCCAGTAAAAAAAAGCCGATTCCCAAATTCCCCCGGAAAATCGGGGTGATCACTTCACCCACTGGAGCAGCCATCCGGGATATTCTAACCACCATTAAACGCCGCTTTCCCGTGGCGGACGTTTTGCTTATCCCTGTCCAGGTTCAGGGAGAACAAGCAGCATCCAGCGTGGCCCGCGCCATTCGTCTGGCTCACCGCTATCCTTTGGACGTGTTAATTGTTGGACGGGGAGGGGGATCGATCGAGGAATTGTGGGCCTTTAACGAAGAAGTGGTTGCGGAGGCAATCTACCAGGCCAAAATCCCTGTCATTTCTGCAGTGGGACACGAAACGGATGTCACCATTGCCGATTTTGTGGCCGACCTGCGTGCCCCAACCCCCACGGCTGCAGCAGAGCTTGTTGCTCCGTTGCTGACGGAATTGGAAGAGGACATCTGTCAGTTAACAAGACGGTTGTATAAGCAGATCAACTGGTTGGTGGCCGAAGAACGGCAACGTCTGAACCGCTTGCGTCAGAGTTATGCTTTTAAATACCCAAAAACACTGCTTAGACAGAAAGAGCAAGAGCTGGATCAAACAATTGATCAATTACACAAGCATATGCGCCGCTACATGGATCAGCAGAAAAACAATTTGGGCGCCCTCCATCACCGGCTGCGTCAGGCTCACCCCAGAGCAGCCATCTGGCAATATATGATGGAGAACAGGCGTTTAAGATCCGCCCTCTCCAAGATGATGAAACAATACCTCACAGCCAAACAGGCTAAGTTGGACCTGGTGATCTCCAGGTTGGATGGTTTAAGTCCGTTAAAAATCATGACCAAAGGGTACTCCCTTGTTTACGACCAAGAAGGAAAGAAGCTTTACAAATCAGTCACAGAGATACAACCCGGGGAATCGGTTCGGGTGCGCATGCATGATGGCCAGCTTGACTGTCAAGTCTGGGGGATAAAGGAGGAACAACGGGATGCGTGA
- a CDS encoding O-sialoglycoprotein endopeptidase, which yields MKVLGIDTSHYRTSVCLVDDGYKIVAEQNPILPVKEGKLGLQQSQAVFEHLKQWPALLNKLGLSQEDKRQIRAVGVSTAPRPVEDSYMPVFKAGEVLAETIAYFLSVPLFKTTHQEGHIAAGEFSVGTRLPSPFIAVHFSGGTSEILHCERTERGYKIKRAGGTLDLHAGQFVDRVGVKLGLPFPSGPHLEKLASEWERTGANNRDFPVIPSYVKDGAFSFSGPATAALRLIEENRYEPGQIARAVEHTLFKTLEKALRHVITMFDCRHILIVGGVAANSYLRKKLKEKLEHRAVGAQLYFAPPKYSTDNAFGVACLTLQYLHSKR from the coding sequence ATGAAGGTCTTGGGTATTGATACCAGTCATTACCGAACATCTGTATGCCTGGTTGATGACGGCTACAAGATTGTGGCTGAACAAAACCCGATCCTTCCGGTTAAGGAAGGGAAGTTGGGGCTGCAGCAATCCCAGGCAGTTTTTGAGCATCTCAAACAGTGGCCAGCCCTTTTAAACAAATTGGGGCTCAGCCAAGAAGATAAGCGGCAGATCCGGGCTGTAGGTGTAAGCACTGCACCCAGACCAGTAGAAGATTCATATATGCCTGTTTTTAAGGCAGGGGAAGTTCTGGCGGAAACGATTGCTTATTTCCTGTCTGTGCCCTTGTTTAAAACCACCCACCAGGAAGGACACATAGCCGCTGGCGAATTTTCGGTCGGCACGAGGCTTCCCTCCCCCTTCATAGCTGTTCATTTTTCTGGCGGGACAAGCGAGATTTTACATTGTGAACGAACGGAAAGAGGTTACAAAATCAAGCGTGCCGGGGGGACATTGGACCTGCATGCCGGCCAGTTTGTAGACAGGGTTGGTGTCAAACTGGGCTTGCCTTTTCCAAGTGGTCCGCATCTGGAAAAACTAGCTTCAGAGTGGGAACGGACAGGAGCAAACAACCGTGATTTTCCCGTTATTCCTTCGTATGTTAAGGATGGAGCATTCAGCTTTTCCGGGCCTGCTACTGCTGCGCTCAGATTGATTGAAGAAAACCGCTATGAACCCGGCCAAATCGCCCGTGCTGTGGAACATACACTGTTTAAAACATTGGAAAAAGCTCTGCGCCATGTGATTACCATGTTTGATTGCCGGCATATCCTCATCGTGGGGGGAGTAGCCGCCAACAGTTATCTGCGTAAAAAATTGAAGGAAAAACTTGAGCATCGTGCTGTAGGCGCTCAACTTTATTTTGCCCCGCCAAAATATTCAACGGATAATGCTTTTGGTGTAGCTTGTTTGACTTTACAGTATCTCCATTCTAAAAGGTGA